Proteins from one Elgaria multicarinata webbii isolate HBS135686 ecotype San Diego chromosome 3, rElgMul1.1.pri, whole genome shotgun sequence genomic window:
- the PROK2 gene encoding prokineticin-2 — protein MRSLRCAPFLFLLLSAGDSAVITGACDRDLQCGGGMCCAISLWIRSLRMCTPMGSLGEDCHPLSHKIPFWGRRMHHSCPCLPNLACVRIPPSKYKCLPGFKNEDMFF, from the exons ATGAGGAGCCTGCGCTGTGCTCCCTTCCTCTTTCTGCTGCTCTCAGCGGGAGACTCTGCGGTCATCACTGGG gcTTGTGACAGAGATCTGCAATGTGGTGGAGGCATGTGCTGTGCTATTAGTCTCTGGATTCGAAGCCTTCGAATGTGCACACCAATGGGCAGCTTGGGAGAAGACTGTCATCCCTTGAGTCATAAA attccattttggggaaggagaatgcatCACAGCTGTCCGTGCCTACCTAACTTGGCTTGTGTCCGGATTCCCCCTAGTAAATACAAATGTTTACCAGGATTCAAAAATGAAGATATGTTTTTTTAG
- the GPR27 gene encoding probable G-protein coupled receptor 27 → MANASELASSSSSSSPHLPSPGGLLSASGLKLTTLGLILCLSLAGNVLFAWLILKERHLHRAPYYLLLDLCLADGLRSLACFPFVMLSVHSGAGAWPHSPLSCKVLAFLAVLFCFHAAFLLFCVGVTRYMAIAHHRFYAKRMTGWTCLAVVCMVWTLSMAMAFPPVFDVGTYKFIREEEQCIFEHRYVKANDTLGFMLMLATVIAATHLVYIKLLFFIHSHRKMKPAQLVPAISQNWTFHGPGATGQAAANWTAGFGRGPTPPTLVGIRQNATHSQIKRLLVLEEFKTEKRICKMFYMITLLFLLLWSPYIVACYLRVFIKASTIPQVYLTTSVWMTFAQAGVNPILCFIFNKELRVSFRARFLCCQSIQNTQGTILCDLKNFGM, encoded by the coding sequence ATGGCGAACGCCAGCGAGCTggcaagtagcagcagcagcagcagcccgcaCCTGCCCAGCCCTGGCGGTCTCCTCAGCGCCTCTGGCCTCAAGCTCACCACGCTGGGCTTGATCCTCTGCCTCAGCTTGGCTGGCAACGTGCTCTTTGCCTGGCTCATCCTCAAGGAACGGCACCTGCACCGGGCCCCCTACTACTTGCTGCTGGACCTGTGCCTGGCCGACGGCCTCCGCTCCCTGGCCTGCTTCCCCTTCGTCATGCTCTCGGTGCACAGCGGGGCCGGTGCCTGGCCACACAGCCCACTCAGCTGCAAGGTGCTGGCCTTCCTGGCTGTGCTCTTCTGCTTCCACGCCGCCTTCCTGCTCTTCTGCGTGGGCGTGACGCGTTACATGGCCATTGCGCATCACCGCTTCTATGCGAAGCGCATGACGGGCTGGACCTGCTTGGCTGTGGTGTGCATGGTGTGGACCCTCTCCATGGCCATGGCCTTCCCGCCTGTCTTTGATGTGGGCACTTACAAGTTCATCCGGGAGGAAGAGCAGTGCATCTTTGAGCATCGCTATGTCAAGGCCAATGACACGTTGGGCTTTATGCTCATGCTGGCCACTGTCATTGCTGCCACCCATTTGGTTTACATCAAGCTCCTCTTCTTCATCCACAGCCACCGCAAGATGAAACCGGCACAGTTGGTGCCAGCCATTAGCCAGAACTGGACTTTCCATGGTCCTGGAGCCACTGGCCAGGCTGCTGCTAACTGGACTGCTGGCTTTGGCCGGGGCCCCACCCCTCCTACCTTGGTAGGCATCAGACAGAATGCTACCCACAGCCAGATCAAGCGGCTGCTGGTCCTGGAGGAGTTCAAGACTGAGAAGAGGATCTGCAAGATGTTCTACATGATCACCTTGctcttcctgcttctctggtccccCTACATTGTGGCCTGTTACTTGCGCGTCTTCATCAAGGCCAGCACTATCCCGCAGGTCTACCTGACAACTTCTGTCTGGATGACCTTTGCCCAGGCAGGAGTCAACCCCATTCTGTGCTTCATTTTCAACAAGGAACTCAGAGTGTCTTTCAGAGCTCGTTTTCTCTGCTGCCAAAGCATACAGAATACCCAAGGCACCATTCTGTGTGATCTGAAGAATTTTGGGATGTAG